A single Nostoc sp. PCC 7107 DNA region contains:
- the pstC gene encoding phosphate ABC transporter permease subunit PstC, with product MTTNYQNLSPAIKNRSDIGKSLDRSFIWLTRVFALAVAATLLWIAIQVAIGAWPAIQKFGLSFIAQSTWNPVNDVYGVLPQVYGTIISSLIGLLIAVPVGVGTAVLLSENFLPAKVRLVLVFLIELLAAIPSVVYGVWGIFVLVPIVNNLGKWLNQYFGWFPLFSTPPTGPGMLPAGIILAIMTLPIITAISRDALISVPSTLRQASIGLGATRWETIFQVLIPAAFSGIVSAVMLALGRAMGETMAVTMLIGNSNKISASLLAPANTISSLLANQFAEASGLQVAALMYAALVLFVLTLIVNIFAEFIVLRVKRV from the coding sequence ATGACTACAAATTATCAAAATTTGTCACCAGCAATTAAAAATCGCTCCGATATTGGTAAGTCTTTAGATCGGAGTTTTATTTGGCTGACTAGGGTTTTTGCCCTAGCAGTTGCGGCTACTTTATTATGGATTGCTATACAAGTTGCTATTGGTGCTTGGCCTGCAATCCAAAAATTTGGTCTGAGCTTTATAGCGCAAAGTACTTGGAACCCAGTTAACGATGTGTATGGGGTATTACCCCAAGTTTATGGAACTATAATTAGTTCTTTGATTGGTTTACTGATTGCTGTACCTGTAGGCGTTGGTACTGCTGTTTTATTAAGTGAGAATTTTCTGCCAGCTAAAGTTAGGCTAGTGCTGGTATTCTTGATAGAACTTCTGGCTGCTATTCCCAGCGTTGTTTATGGGGTATGGGGAATTTTTGTCTTAGTCCCAATTGTCAACAATTTGGGTAAATGGCTAAATCAATACTTTGGTTGGTTTCCACTTTTTAGTACGCCTCCCACTGGCCCAGGGATGTTACCTGCGGGGATTATCTTGGCAATCATGACTTTGCCAATTATTACAGCTATTTCTAGAGATGCCTTGATTTCTGTTCCATCTACTTTAAGGCAAGCATCTATAGGCTTAGGTGCAACACGTTGGGAGACAATTTTTCAAGTCTTGATTCCAGCTGCCTTTTCTGGGATTGTTAGTGCTGTGATGTTAGCACTGGGTCGGGCAATGGGGGAAACAATGGCGGTGACAATGCTAATTGGTAACTCCAACAAAATTAGTGCCTCACTGTTAGCGCCAGCCAACACAATTTCTTCTTTATTAGCGAATCAATTTGCCGAAGCTAGTGGTTTGCAAGTTGCCGCTTTAATGTACGCTGCCTTAGTGTTGTTTGTTCTGACACTAATAGTCAATATTTTTGCTGAGTTTATTGTTCTCCGAGTCAAACGAGTGTAG
- a CDS encoding transaldolase family protein, whose amino-acid sequence MSLFLDSAIAAEAEAAKKLGWVKGITTNPTLLGKSPLPVETILKQLAQLTPGPVFYQLMASEFDEMVAEGRTAFELIGQQTVLKIPASLVGFQVVAALAPEIPCAVTAIYSATQAAVSQEAGAKYAIAYVNRATRLLGDGIALVREMAGVVAGSNTEIMAASIKSPQEAVASLQAGAHHLTLPLAMLQSMTNHELSAQTIDEFAENGRGILQST is encoded by the coding sequence GTGAGCTTATTTTTGGACTCAGCGATCGCAGCGGAAGCGGAAGCTGCTAAAAAATTAGGTTGGGTAAAAGGCATCACTACTAACCCAACATTGTTAGGCAAAAGCCCGTTACCAGTTGAGACTATATTAAAACAACTGGCACAATTAACTCCAGGGCCAGTGTTTTATCAGTTGATGGCATCTGAATTTGACGAAATGGTAGCAGAAGGCAGAACCGCCTTTGAGTTAATTGGACAGCAAACAGTCTTAAAAATCCCTGCATCCTTAGTTGGTTTTCAGGTAGTAGCTGCACTAGCACCAGAAATTCCCTGTGCAGTCACAGCTATTTACAGTGCAACGCAAGCAGCAGTCTCTCAAGAAGCAGGGGCAAAATATGCGATCGCTTATGTCAATCGAGCTACTAGACTATTAGGTGATGGAATAGCATTAGTCCGCGAAATGGCGGGTGTTGTAGCAGGAAGCAACACCGAAATTATGGCAGCCAGTATCAAATCTCCTCAAGAAGCTGTTGCATCCCTACAAGCTGGCGCTCATCATCTCACTTTACCCTTAGCAATGTTGCAGTCTATGACTAATCATGAACTGTCAGCCCAAACTATTGATGAATTTGCCGAAAATGGCCGCGGAATTTTACAGTCAACATAA
- the cruG gene encoding 2'-O-glycosyltransferase CruG, producing MDNALTVESVIPLILLLIQLPATAILLSRLLKGPGRLPPIQPQQPTPELFGNVSVVVPTLNEAGRITPLLSGLSQQSYEVREIIVVDSNSQDGTPDLVKAVQQNDPRFRVMTDDPLPANWVGRPWALHNGFLHSCENSEWFLGMDADTQPHPGLVASLVKTATAQGYDLVSLSPQFILQYPGECLLQPALLMTLLYRFDPAGIRTEQAERVMANGQCFLCRRAVLAAVGGYTSASSSFCDDVTLARYIAAQGYKVGFLDGAKVLKVRMYEGALETWKEWGRSLDLKDASTWGQIWGDLWLLLAVQGLPLLIILAYLIFLPTPLSLPQMLLLGLNGFLLLIRFGMLLAIAPSYDRKIAQGGWLFWLSPLVDPIAVLRIFLSAFRTPQEWRGRKYGK from the coding sequence ATGGACAACGCTTTGACAGTAGAAAGCGTTATACCGCTTATATTGCTACTTATTCAACTACCAGCAACAGCAATTTTGCTGTCGCGTCTGCTAAAAGGGCCAGGAAGACTACCGCCAATTCAACCCCAACAGCCAACTCCAGAGCTTTTTGGTAATGTTAGCGTTGTTGTACCTACATTAAACGAAGCTGGACGCATCACTCCTTTATTATCTGGCTTGAGTCAGCAAAGCTATGAAGTTCGAGAAATTATTGTTGTAGATAGTAATTCCCAAGATGGAACTCCTGATTTAGTTAAGGCTGTACAGCAGAATGATCCCCGGTTTCGGGTAATGACAGACGACCCTTTACCGGCTAATTGGGTGGGTCGTCCCTGGGCGCTACATAACGGCTTTTTACATAGTTGTGAGAACAGCGAATGGTTTTTGGGGATGGATGCTGATACTCAACCACATCCGGGCTTGGTGGCTAGTTTAGTAAAGACTGCAACTGCACAAGGTTATGATTTGGTGTCACTCTCACCCCAGTTTATTCTTCAATATCCGGGAGAGTGTTTATTGCAACCAGCTTTATTGATGACTCTGTTATATCGCTTTGACCCAGCGGGAATTAGAACTGAGCAAGCAGAAAGGGTGATGGCTAATGGGCAATGCTTTTTATGTCGTCGTGCTGTTTTAGCGGCTGTGGGCGGTTATACCAGCGCTAGTAGTTCTTTTTGTGATGATGTGACTTTAGCACGGTATATTGCGGCTCAAGGATATAAGGTAGGTTTTTTAGATGGGGCCAAGGTGCTGAAGGTGCGGATGTATGAGGGGGCGCTGGAGACTTGGAAAGAATGGGGGCGCAGCCTAGATTTAAAAGACGCATCGACTTGGGGGCAAATTTGGGGAGATTTATGGTTACTTTTAGCAGTCCAAGGTCTGCCCCTGTTGATTATACTTGCTTACTTGATTTTTCTGCCTACGCCTTTGTCATTACCACAGATGTTATTGCTGGGGTTGAATGGATTTCTGTTACTGATTCGCTTTGGGATGCTACTGGCGATCGCACCTTCCTATGATCGCAAAATTGCTCAGGGCGGCTGGTTATTCTGGCTGTCTCCTTTGGTTGATCCTATCGCCGTGTTACGCATTTTCTTATCTGCATTCCGCACCCCGCAAGAATGGCGAGGTAGGAAGTATGGTAAATGA
- a CDS encoding FAD-dependent oxidoreductase — protein sequence MRQIPNLLESSTISRRTLLKLFGVGTVAGVTGYSRFTKPKPTVFQKDTLDLPQILNQPKTVVVIGGGLAGLACAYELSQRGFIVTLLEKSPQLGGKIASWQIEAAGETFIMEHGFHGFFPQYYNLNSLVAELGITNNFQSLNFYSVVYQDSKYKPEIFRPSSSAFPWNIIDLAIASPNRLRWGINLTKIKHLQVFQAITGFQREKNYQRFDNISVADWVETEFPQGLYDLYFLPFAKSSLNAPDVMSVGELMQFFHFYFFGNPEGLAFNGTKDDMGTSLVQPIARSIRQQGGKIITDATVTEVVAVEGKIDGLKYSVGDNQTTAPFIVKQNTAIADDKIEYFGAADEVFALPLGSQEAISLTCTHQGCTVQKAKDGKFQCPCHGAVFSADGKVIKGPAKRDLAKFQVVERHGDEVQLVAANQELALPEKLQADYYVFATDVPGVQKLFQRVSGDIDTTVKSQVENLSIADPFAVCRFWFDRDFEWQQSNFTSLSGYRLTDSITLYHRIQQQFIEWSQNTGGSVVELHAYCYKEKDFPTQEALMNTFEQELYGIVPELKQAKILHRELVNQHNFSGYPPNSYAERPETKTNISNLIFAGDWVKMPFPCGLMERAVSSGLLAANEILHQQGLQRRSLFSVNPEGLLQI from the coding sequence ATGCGCCAAATACCTAATTTGCTGGAATCATCTACTATCTCCCGTCGTACACTACTGAAGTTGTTCGGTGTCGGTACAGTTGCAGGAGTGACAGGATACTCGCGGTTTACTAAGCCAAAACCAACGGTATTTCAAAAAGATACTCTCGACTTACCACAAATATTAAATCAACCTAAAACTGTCGTTGTGATTGGGGGTGGTTTAGCTGGTTTAGCTTGTGCTTACGAATTGAGTCAGCGGGGATTTATTGTCACACTATTAGAAAAATCCCCTCAATTAGGGGGCAAAATCGCTAGTTGGCAAATAGAAGCGGCTGGCGAAACTTTTATAATGGAACACGGGTTTCATGGCTTTTTTCCTCAGTACTATAATCTGAATAGTTTAGTAGCAGAATTAGGGATAACTAATAATTTTCAATCGTTAAACTTTTATTCTGTTGTTTATCAAGATTCTAAATATAAACCAGAGATATTTCGCCCCAGTAGTTCGGCTTTTCCTTGGAATATTATAGATTTAGCGATCGCATCTCCAAACCGTCTGCGTTGGGGCATAAATTTAACTAAAATCAAACATCTCCAGGTTTTTCAAGCTATCACAGGCTTTCAAAGAGAAAAAAATTATCAGCGATTTGATAATATCTCAGTTGCTGATTGGGTAGAAACCGAATTTCCTCAAGGTTTATACGATTTATATTTTCTACCTTTTGCGAAATCTAGCTTGAATGCACCCGATGTTATGAGTGTGGGAGAATTGATGCAGTTCTTCCACTTTTACTTTTTTGGTAACCCCGAAGGACTAGCTTTTAATGGTACAAAAGACGATATGGGGACAAGTTTAGTCCAACCAATCGCTCGGTCAATTAGGCAACAAGGTGGTAAAATTATCACCGATGCAACTGTAACTGAAGTTGTAGCTGTAGAAGGGAAAATTGATGGGTTAAAATATAGCGTTGGTGATAATCAAACTACTGCACCGTTTATAGTCAAACAAAATACTGCGATCGCAGATGATAAGATAGAGTATTTTGGCGCGGCTGATGAAGTATTTGCATTACCATTAGGCTCTCAAGAAGCAATTTCTCTTACCTGCACTCATCAAGGTTGTACTGTCCAAAAAGCTAAAGATGGTAAATTTCAATGTCCTTGTCATGGAGCAGTATTTTCTGCGGATGGAAAAGTTATCAAAGGGCCCGCGAAACGAGATTTAGCTAAGTTCCAAGTAGTGGAACGTCACGGTGATGAGGTACAACTAGTAGCAGCAAATCAAGAATTAGCATTGCCAGAAAAACTGCAAGCCGATTATTATGTTTTTGCTACCGATGTTCCGGGAGTGCAGAAATTATTTCAGCGCGTCAGTGGTGATATTGATACTACAGTAAAAAGTCAAGTCGAAAATTTGAGTATTGCTGATCCATTCGCTGTGTGTCGATTTTGGTTTGACCGCGATTTTGAGTGGCAACAAAGTAATTTTACTTCTTTATCTGGCTACAGATTAACAGATAGTATCACTCTGTATCATCGCATTCAACAACAGTTTATTGAGTGGTCACAAAATACTGGGGGTAGTGTTGTTGAGCTACATGCGTACTGTTACAAAGAAAAAGACTTTCCCACGCAAGAAGCTTTGATGAATACTTTTGAGCAAGAACTTTATGGCATTGTTCCAGAGTTAAAACAAGCAAAAATATTACACCGAGAATTAGTTAATCAACATAATTTTTCGGGATATCCACCTAATAGTTATGCTGAACGTCCAGAAACAAAGACCAATATTTCTAACTTAATATTTGCTGGTGATTGGGTGAAAATGCCTTTTCCCTGCGGTTTAATGGAACGCGCTGTGAGTAGTGGTTTATTAGCAGCTAACGAGATTTTACATCAACAAGGTTTGCAAAGGCGATCGCTATTTTCTGTCAATCCTGAAGGGTTATTGCAAATATAA
- the pstA gene encoding phosphate ABC transporter permease PstA translates to MTSHYSERDLTRAAMSPRTLFNTVMTGVAVICGVLALVPLVAVLSYVIIKGFSSLSLDIFTQLPPAPLRKGGGFGNAIVGTLLMVGIAALISIPFGVIAAIYLTEFSSGKIARWIRFATNVLSGVPSIIAGVFAYGIVVLTLVKLNLGSYSAIGGGFALAILMLPIIVKTTDEALQLVSQDLRQASVGLGATNFQTVTQVVLPTALPAIVTGSTLAIARASGETAPLLFTALFSQNWLCPSLFSCSPNVLFKPTASLAVLVFNFAISPFQNWQSLAWAASLILVLMVLITSIFARWATRQKI, encoded by the coding sequence ATGACTTCTCATTATTCGGAAAGAGATTTAACTCGTGCTGCTATGTCTCCTCGGACACTTTTTAATACAGTGATGACCGGGGTGGCAGTTATATGTGGAGTTTTGGCACTTGTGCCTTTGGTAGCAGTACTGTCTTACGTTATAATTAAGGGCTTTAGTAGTCTCAGCCTCGATATTTTCACTCAATTGCCACCTGCGCCTCTGAGAAAAGGTGGTGGTTTTGGTAATGCGATTGTTGGGACTTTATTAATGGTGGGGATTGCAGCTTTAATTAGCATTCCTTTTGGTGTGATCGCAGCTATCTATCTAACAGAGTTTAGTTCTGGTAAAATAGCTAGGTGGATACGTTTTGCGACTAATGTCTTGAGTGGAGTGCCTTCTATTATTGCTGGGGTATTCGCTTATGGAATTGTGGTTTTGACATTAGTTAAGCTGAACTTAGGATCATATTCAGCTATTGGTGGAGGATTTGCTTTGGCAATTTTGATGTTGCCAATCATTGTGAAAACGACTGATGAAGCTTTACAACTAGTATCACAAGATTTACGGCAAGCATCTGTAGGTTTAGGTGCGACTAACTTTCAAACTGTTACACAAGTTGTATTGCCAACGGCATTACCAGCAATTGTAACTGGTTCAACGTTGGCGATCGCTAGAGCATCGGGTGAAACTGCACCCTTACTATTTACTGCTTTGTTCTCCCAGAATTGGCTCTGTCCTAGCTTATTTTCATGTAGTCCAAATGTGTTGTTTAAACCTACAGCTTCCCTGGCTGTTTTGGTTTTTAACTTTGCAATTTCGCCATTTCAAAATTGGCAGTCATTAGCTTGGGCAGCATCTTTAATATTGGTATTAATGGTGTTAATTACCAGTATTTTTGCCCGTTGGGCAACTCGCCAAAAAATCTAG
- a CDS encoding glycosyltransferase family 2 protein, translating to MSVVGENVFFSVVIPTYNRLPILEKCLRALEMQELIASTIIKDYEIVLVDDGSTDGTLEWLAAHKQEFPHVRCFEQDHAGPAAARNLGVQQALGDTIIFIDSDLVVLKNFLQAHADALLQGKEKIGSDRFFTYGAVINTSNFENPTAEPYKITDFSAAFFATGNVAIPKYWLEKAGLFDIGFQLYGWEDLELGVRLKNLGLKLIKCPEAVGYHWHPAFNLEQIPNLIEKEIQRGRMGVLFYQKHPTWEVRMMIQMTWLHRLLWGILSLNGLLNERTMAPFLRWLIKLGKPQLALEVARIFLNWYNVKGVYEAYAQEIGE from the coding sequence ATTTCTGTTGTGGGTGAGAATGTGTTTTTCAGCGTTGTGATACCAACTTATAATCGCCTGCCGATTTTAGAAAAGTGCCTTAGAGCCTTGGAAATGCAGGAATTGATTGCATCAACGATAATTAAGGATTATGAAATTGTCTTAGTAGATGATGGTTCTACAGATGGAACTTTAGAATGGTTGGCAGCCCACAAGCAAGAATTTCCCCATGTGCGATGCTTTGAGCAAGACCATGCTGGCCCCGCTGCGGCGCGGAATTTGGGGGTACAACAGGCACTAGGGGATACAATTATATTTATCGATAGCGATTTAGTCGTACTGAAAAACTTTCTGCAAGCTCATGCTGACGCATTATTGCAGGGAAAAGAGAAAATAGGTAGCGATCGCTTTTTTACTTATGGTGCAGTAATTAATACCTCTAACTTCGAGAATCCTACGGCTGAACCTTATAAAATTACAGATTTTTCAGCGGCTTTTTTTGCTACAGGGAATGTCGCCATTCCTAAATATTGGTTAGAAAAAGCCGGATTATTTGATATTGGTTTTCAACTGTATGGTTGGGAAGATTTAGAATTAGGTGTGAGGCTAAAAAATCTCGGTTTAAAACTGATAAAATGTCCAGAAGCAGTTGGCTATCACTGGCATCCAGCATTTAATTTAGAGCAAATTCCTAATTTAATTGAAAAAGAAATTCAACGCGGACGGATGGGAGTTTTGTTTTATCAAAAACATCCTACTTGGGAGGTGCGAATGATGATTCAAATGACATGGTTGCATCGCTTACTCTGGGGTATTCTCTCATTAAACGGACTGCTGAATGAACGCACAATGGCTCCCTTTTTACGCTGGCTGATTAAATTAGGTAAACCCCAATTAGCTTTAGAAGTAGCTAGAATTTTTCTTAATTGGTACAACGTCAAAGGTGTGTATGAAGCTTATGCACAAGAAATTGGGGAGTAA
- the pstB gene encoding phosphate ABC transporter ATP-binding protein PstB — MSTNISTLNSTDTVLRTENLNVYYGKFLALQNIWLDIPKNKVTAFIGPSGCGKSTLLRCYNRLNDLIDSFRAEGQVFYYGKNLYASDIDPVEVRRRIGMVFQRPNPFPKSIYDNIAFGAKINGYKGNMDELVERSLRQAALWDEVKDKLRQNGSSLSGGQQQRLCIARAIAVQPEIILMDEPCAALDPISTLRVEELIHELKEQYTIVIVTHNMQQAARVSDKTAFFNVRPTETGGRIGYLVEYDATEVIFNNPKQEDTRDYVSGRFG; from the coding sequence ATGTCTACTAACATTAGCACATTGAATAGTACAGACACCGTATTACGCACAGAAAATCTCAACGTTTATTACGGCAAATTTCTAGCTTTGCAGAATATCTGGCTAGATATACCCAAAAATAAGGTGACAGCTTTTATCGGGCCTTCTGGCTGTGGTAAAAGTACATTGCTAAGATGTTATAACCGTCTCAATGATTTGATTGATTCATTTAGAGCCGAAGGCCAAGTTTTTTATTATGGGAAAAACCTATACGCATCTGATATTGACCCTGTAGAAGTGCGTCGCCGCATTGGGATGGTGTTTCAAAGACCAAACCCATTTCCAAAGTCAATTTATGACAATATTGCGTTTGGTGCCAAAATCAATGGCTACAAAGGTAATATGGATGAACTAGTCGAACGGAGTTTGCGCCAAGCGGCTTTGTGGGATGAAGTCAAAGATAAACTCCGCCAAAATGGTTCATCTTTGTCTGGTGGACAGCAACAAAGATTATGTATTGCAAGAGCGATCGCAGTTCAACCAGAAATTATCCTCATGGATGAACCTTGTGCAGCTTTAGATCCTATCTCTACCTTGCGGGTTGAAGAGTTAATTCATGAACTGAAAGAGCAATATACAATTGTGATCGTTACCCACAATATGCAGCAAGCGGCGCGGGTTTCTGATAAAACAGCCTTTTTCAATGTGCGTCCTACAGAAACAGGTGGACGGATTGGTTATTTAGTTGAGTACGACGCGACAGAAGTAATTTTCAATAATCCTAAGCAAGAAGATACCCGTGATTACGTTAGCGGTAGATTTGGTTAA
- the rnhA gene encoding ribonuclease HI, whose translation MSSQSIIQSIYTDGACTGNPGPGGWGVVVYFNDGSVHEIGDAASHTTNNKMEMQAAIAALKYFHASQQSQPITLYTDSEYLINCVTKWVKNWKRKGWKKADGNPVQNQDLLEVLDELNTRQISWQHVRGHAGNVGNERCDAIARSFAAGKIPSLKELSSTNAHKTLPTSHELNVAKVSQDKAHSTIITKEKSATITSASDITVMEPSTAQTAAAIDTTTPGIRVEQLRHLVETLRIADEIADKGYLITSSELADLMDVHASAVTSRGDQWRWRNWIVSRVRREGNQILWELERGDRVGGEEE comes from the coding sequence ATGTCTAGCCAAAGCATAATTCAAAGTATATATACTGATGGCGCTTGTACTGGGAATCCTGGCCCTGGAGGTTGGGGTGTTGTAGTTTATTTTAACGATGGCTCAGTTCACGAAATAGGTGATGCTGCATCCCATACAACTAATAATAAAATGGAGATGCAAGCGGCGATCGCTGCCTTAAAATATTTCCATGCCTCTCAACAATCTCAACCCATCACCCTCTATACCGATAGCGAATATCTCATCAACTGTGTTACTAAATGGGTAAAGAACTGGAAAAGAAAAGGCTGGAAAAAAGCCGATGGTAATCCCGTACAAAATCAAGACCTTTTGGAAGTTTTAGATGAATTAAATACTCGCCAAATTAGTTGGCAACACGTTCGGGGTCATGCTGGTAACGTCGGTAACGAACGCTGTGATGCGATCGCCCGTAGTTTTGCTGCTGGTAAAATCCCATCACTCAAAGAATTATCTTCTACCAATGCTCACAAAACTTTACCTACTTCTCATGAGCTAAATGTAGCGAAAGTTTCTCAAGATAAGGCACACTCGACAATAATTACCAAAGAAAAATCGGCAACCATTACATCTGCATCAGACATAACCGTTATGGAACCATCCACCGCACAGACTGCGGCCGCAATTGACACAACAACACCTGGAATCAGGGTCGAACAACTCCGTCACTTGGTTGAAACTCTACGTATCGCTGATGAAATTGCTGACAAAGGCTATCTAATTACTAGTTCTGAATTAGCAGACTTAATGGATGTCCACGCCAGCGCCGTCACTAGCCGGGGGGATCAATGGCGCTGGCGGAACTGGATTGTGTCACGAGTCCGCCGCGAAGGTAATCAAATTCTCTGGGAACTTGAGCGAGGCGATCGCGTGGGAGGTGAGGAGGAATAG
- the pstS gene encoding phosphate ABC transporter substrate-binding protein PstS, which produces MLSHLHTIKNNRLASSIAVLLLSLSLAACGGQQGSDSSATKETPTGTAQDATASSPAKLDLGGNVELTGAGASFPAPLYASWFTDLNKKYPSLQVNYQSVGSGAGVEQFVKGTVDFGASDVAMKDDEIQKVPQDKGVILLPVTAGSIVLAYNLPDVPEMKLPRTVYTDILLGKIKTWDDPKIKAANPDAKLPNQPITVVYRSDGSGTTGVFTKHMSAISSEWKSKVGEGKTVNWPVGVGGKGNEGVTAQIQQTQGSIGYIEYGYAKQNNLKFAALENKAGKFIQDTEQSASKTLEAVALPENLRAFIADPEGADSYPIVSYTWILAYKKYPDAAKAKAMEAMIEYALTEGQKLAPELGYVPLPQNVIQKVASVADQISPEYKIAVSGSTSASK; this is translated from the coding sequence ATGCTATCACATCTACATACAATCAAAAATAACCGTCTTGCCTCTTCAATAGCAGTGTTATTACTGAGCTTAAGTTTAGCTGCTTGTGGCGGACAGCAAGGTTCTGACAGTTCTGCTACCAAGGAAACCCCGACCGGTACAGCGCAAGATGCTACAGCTTCCAGTCCTGCTAAATTAGATCTTGGTGGTAATGTTGAATTAACAGGTGCAGGAGCTTCTTTCCCCGCCCCATTATACGCAAGTTGGTTTACTGACTTAAACAAAAAATACCCCAGCTTACAAGTGAACTATCAGTCTGTAGGTAGTGGTGCTGGAGTTGAGCAATTTGTCAAAGGTACTGTAGACTTTGGTGCCAGCGATGTGGCAATGAAAGATGATGAAATTCAGAAGGTTCCTCAAGATAAAGGCGTAATTTTGTTGCCAGTAACTGCTGGTAGCATTGTGCTGGCTTACAACTTGCCAGATGTTCCAGAAATGAAGCTTCCAAGAACAGTTTACACAGATATCTTATTAGGCAAAATTAAAACTTGGGACGACCCAAAAATCAAAGCCGCTAACCCAGATGCCAAACTTCCCAATCAACCAATCACAGTTGTCTATCGTTCTGATGGTAGTGGTACCACAGGTGTATTTACAAAACACATGAGCGCCATCAGTTCAGAATGGAAGAGTAAAGTAGGCGAAGGCAAAACTGTTAACTGGCCTGTAGGTGTTGGTGGTAAAGGGAATGAAGGTGTGACTGCCCAAATCCAACAAACTCAAGGCTCTATCGGCTACATTGAATATGGCTACGCTAAACAAAATAATCTTAAATTTGCTGCCCTGGAAAACAAAGCAGGCAAATTTATTCAAGATACAGAACAGTCAGCATCTAAGACTTTAGAAGCAGTCGCTCTACCAGAAAATCTTCGCGCCTTTATTGCAGATCCAGAAGGTGCAGACTCTTATCCAATTGTTAGCTATACATGGATTTTGGCTTACAAAAAATATCCTGATGCGGCTAAAGCCAAAGCAATGGAAGCGATGATTGAATATGCTTTAACTGAGGGTCAGAAATTAGCTCCAGAATTAGGTTATGTTCCTCTACCGCAGAACGTGATTCAGAAAGTAGCATCTGTGGCTGACCAAATTAGTCCAGAATACAAAATTGCGGTTAGTGGTAGCACTAGCGCTAGTAAATAG